One Suncus etruscus isolate mSunEtr1 chromosome 13, mSunEtr1.pri.cur, whole genome shotgun sequence genomic region harbors:
- the LOC126025656 gene encoding keratin-associated protein 10-8-like produces MAYSTLSVCSSDLSYNTRACLPEACEPYAPSCLGDDCPENCCEPPCCGPSCCGPSCCGPTLLCTPSCCPSSCCAPSCCAPSCCTPSCCTPSCCAPSCCAPTLLCSPMSYCCVSLCCKPMCCTPVCCKPMCCTPVCCKPMCCTPVCCKPMCCTPVCCGCSPCQAPSCSPCCKPCSSVSLICQPTCKPACCAPSPCCQPSCCRSGSSVSLLCRPACKPACC; encoded by the exons ATGGCCTACTCCACTCTGTCCGTCTGCTCCAGCGACCTCAGCTACAACACCCGGGCTTGCCTGCCCGAGGCCTGTGAACCCTACGCCCCCTCCTGCCTGGGGGATGACTGCCCGGAGAACTGCTGTGAGCCCCCCTGCTGCGGCCCCTCCTGCTGCGGCCCTTCCTGCTGCGGCCCCACTCTCCTCTGCACCCCCAGCTGCTGTCCTTCCAGCTGCTGTGCCCCAAGTTGCTGTGCCCCAAGTTGCTGTACTCCCAGCTGCTGTACCCCGAGCTGCTGTGCTCCCAGCTGCTGTGCCCCAACTCTCCTCTGCAGCCCCATGAGCT ACTGCTGTGTGTCCCTCTGCTGCAAGCCCATGTGCTGCACTCCAGTTTGCTGCAAGCCCATGTGCTGCACCCCAGTCTGCTGCAAGCCCATGTGCTGCACCCCAGTCTGCTGCAAGCCCATGTGCTGCACCCCCGTGTGCTGTGGGTGTTCCCCCTGCCAGGCACCTTCGTGCTCCCCCTGCTGCAAACCCTGCTCCAGCGTGTCCCTCATCTGCCAGCCCACGTGCAAGCCTGCCTGCTGCGCCCCCTCGCCCTGCTGCCAGCCCAGCTGCTGCCGCTCGGGGTCCAGTGTGTCCCTGCTGTGTCGGCCGGCCTGTAAGCCTGCCTGCTGCTGA